TCTTACCTTAATGCCGATGGCACTTCGATCAACGGAAACCCAAACCTGGTAAACAGCGACAATTACAATGTGGATTTCAAATACGAAATCTTCCCGACCAGCAAGGAAATGTTTGCGGTAGGCGTTTTCGGCAAGAAAATAAACAATGCCATTGAAAGGAATTTCCAGTCCACTGCAAGCGGATTCATTACCACTTATTTCAACACGGGCGACGCTACATTGTATGGTGCCGAACTGGAATTCATTTTTGATTTCGCACGGATCAGCAAAAGCCTGTCCGACCTGTCGTGGGGATTCAACACCTCGCTGATGCAAACCCACGTCAAAGCAAATGAGTATGTGGTAAACAACACGGAAGACGCAGAATTGGTCAAATCATCTGAAACCCACCGCGAAAGGGATCTGCAGGGCGCTTCAAAATGGCTTGTCAATACTGACCTGAAATACCAGTTCAACTTAGGAAAGGAATGGAGCAACACGGTTTCGGCAGTATATTCGGTATTCGGGAAAAGGATTTTCAGTGTGGGAAGCAAGCCGTTTGACCACATTTATGAGCTTCCGCTAAGCAAACTGGATTTGGTTTGGTCAAGCAAGGTAAACGAACATCTTGATTTCAAATTTTCTGCAGACAATATCCTGAACCCTAAAGTAAAATTCGAACTGGGCGAAAACAGCAATACCAACTTTGTTGAAAGCTCAAGGATATTGCAGGATTACAAGCGAGGCGTAGGATTTTCACTTGGCTTTTCGTACACCTTTTAAAGATTTTTATTTGATTTAGTTGAAAATTAAGGCTGTCTTCGGGCGGCCTTTTCTAATTACATAAAATCAACGTGCTTAACATTGGCTTAATAATTTTATCAGCTTAAGCTAACCTTATTATAACAATGGGATAACTCCTTTCAAAAAGTGCCATGATACCTTTGTGGCATAAAATTTAAATTAAACAACAACATGAAAAAATTAGTTTTTAGTCTTGCAATTATCGCATCTATCTTTACAGGATGCAGCAGTGATGATGAAGGTACAGCGCAGCCTGTAGTAGGGGAAATCACCGGAACCATTTCAGCGAATACCACTTATGCGTATGGAAATTACACGCTTAAAGGGATTGTAAAAATCGCTTCAGGTGTAACGGTTACTTTCGACGCAGGATCTACAATTACAGCAAACAAAACAACAGGTGATAACGCTTTGGTTGTATTGAACGGGGGAAAACTGATCATCAACGGTACTGCTTCACAGCCTGTAGTATTCACAGAGGCTTCACAAACACCTGGATCCTGGGGTGGAATCATCATGTATGGCGATGCGCCGATCAAAGCTATCGGAGGTGCCGTAACAGCTACTTCTGAAGATGGAAACAACCAGACTTACGGTGGTACCAACGCAGCGCATAATGGCGGTTCATTGAACTATGTAAGGGTAGAATATGCCGGTGCAAAATTGGCTGATGGTACTAAAGAAAACAATGCTTTTACGTTTTACTCAGTAGGATCGGGCACGCATCTGGACCACCTTGTGGCTTATAAAGGTGCTGATGATGGTTATGAGTTCTTCGGTGGAACAGTGAGCGCTACAAACCTGATTTCTTATGGAAATTATGACGATGCCTTTGACTGGCAGGATGGATGGCAAGGACAGGAAAACAGCAACTGGTATGGTTACCAGACTGTAAAAGGAAATTACGGAATGGAAATCGAAGCGTCAAGCAACGACAATGCCTTCTTCCCTAAAGTGACCAATGTGACTTTAAAAAGAGCTGCAGGAACGACACCTGAAACCGCAGGCGCTATCGAAATCGATGCATTCCAGTTCAAGAAGCAAGGAAACGGGGATTTCAGCAATGTTGTGATTGAAGGTTACGGAGATTATACTGAAGGAGCTACCGTTTATCACGGTGCTGCAGTAAAAATCCAGGATGCAACGACGAATACAGCCCAGGTTTTGACTTCAAAAATCAAAATTACCAATGCTAAAATTTCAGGAACTACACAAACGACTCCTGTAGGTGCGACCGTTGACATCATCGTAGCTTTCCCTGCAAATACGTTTACCACTTCTACGACAGCTACAGGCGCGTCTTCATTGACTGCAGGAAACTGGGCTACCGTAGGAACCACAAACCTTTTGCAATAATCAATAGAGCTGGTTTAACGCCAATTAATAATACTGAAAACACTTCTCTTTACGGGAAGTGTTTTTATTTTGCGGCAATTGTTAAATTTTTCCTGTTTTTAATACCGATGCATTTTTACGATTTATTTTTTCATACTTTTACCCCATAAAACTACCCCAAATGCAAAGAAATTACTTTTTTATGTTTCTGCTAATGTGCTGCTTATCCTTCGCCGGTGTTTCCGCCCAGGATAACAAGACACAGCCTGCTGTTACTGAAGGGTTGAATTTCTACCCTAATCCGGTTAGCAACGGCAAGATTTATATCACTTCTAAAAACAGCCTGGAAAAAGACATTGCCATTTTTGATGTATTGGGCAAAAAGGTCTTCCAGCAAACCACTACAAGTAAAGAGGTAAACATCTCTACGCTTTCTCCCGGCGTTTACATCATTAAAATCAAGGAAGGTGACGCTACGGCCACCAGAAAACTGATTGTCAAGTAATTATTATTTTCAACATATTTACTTTTTGTTATAAATTAACCATTCTTTTACACTATTTGTTTTAAACAAAACAAAATTGTGTTTATCTTTGCCGCGTAAAAACTTAATTAAAATTCATAAAATGAAAAAACTTTACACTTTATCTTTAGTGTTGTTTGCTTCCGCTGCTTCTTTTGCTCAGTTTTATTCTGAGAGCTTTGGAACGCCAACAGGAACGACACTTTTCCCTGCTTATGCAACAGGTACCGCTCCTGCGACATTTGACAATGGCGCTCCAATCGTTTATGGTGGAAATGCAGACGTAAGGATTACCGGTGCTTCTTCTGGTTATGCCGGTGCAACAGGAAGCGGAAATGCTTTTATCGGAACTGCAGCAGGCGTTGGAAAAGTGATGCAGATTGACGGTCTTGACACATCAGCTTACAACTCAGCGGATCTCGTATTGAGTTTTGGTATGACCATTTCAAATAATGGCGGAAACCCGATGATACTGGAGCAAAGTACAGATGCTACAAACTGGTCTCCAATTGCCTATACTGCTGCTGCTACAGGATGGAACCTTGTGAGCATCGGTGGTGGCGCCATTGAATCTTCAGGTACGTTATCCCTTAGATTTACGAATCCTGGTGGAACGGCACAGGTAAGGATCGATGATATCTCATTATCCGAAGGCGCTGTGACACCTGCCTGCAGCCTGATTTTCGGAACTGTGGCCAAATCCTGCGACGCTATAACCTCAGGAACAGATACTTATACTGTAACAATTCCTTTTACTGGTGGTGGTACAAATCCTTACACGCTTAACGTTGATTCTGGATCTATCGGCGGCGATGACCCAACAAGCATGGATTCAGGAAACATTGTCATTACAGGCATTGCTGAAGGTACTGCTATCGTTTTCACAGCTGAAGGAGGCGATTGTAACCTGACGGTAAACGTAACTTCACCTGATTGTACTCCTGCTCCAACCGGAGTAACGCTTCCATACACAAACAACTTTGCTTATGCTGCTGGTGCAACTTTGTCAGCTCAGCCAGACTGGACTATCCAAAGTGGTACAACTGATGAGATTATGGTTGCTGCAGGAAATCTTGATTACACTGGAATAGCTTCTGTTGGGAATTCAATCACTTTTGATGGAACAGGAATTGACAATGCGATCATTTTTGACACACAAACTTCAGGTACTGTGTATTATTCTTTTCTTTTGAATATTAGCTCAATGACTGGTGTAACAGAGCCTAACGGAGGTTATTTTGCAGGTTTGGGTTCAAGCGGAACTAATTTCGGAGCTACGCTTTGGTCTAAAGCTGTAAGCGACACTAGCTTTAATCTTGGTACTGAAGTTAGGACAGCCAGTGGAACAAATACGTCTTGGGCAGCTGATACATACCAAACTGGCCAAACTTATTTTGCAGTTCTAGGCTATACATTTGGTGACGCTGCTACTGCATCGGATGATACAGTTAACCTATGGATCGATCCTACAGTTGGTGGTGCACAACCAGCAACATCGACAATCGGAGATGCTCACACAGGAGCTGACCTTGCATCAATCAACAGATTCTTCTTCCGTCAGGACAGTGCTACTGAAACTCCTGGAATCCAAATCGATGCATTGAGAATCGGTACTACATGGGAATCTGTAACAGCATCAAACCTTAGTATTAAAGACAACAATATTGCTGGCCTTAAAGTGTATCCAAACCCGGTATCTAACGGTACTTTCTTCATCGAGACTGCAGCAAATGCTGAGAAAGCAGTAGTGGTGTATGATGTATTGGGCAAGCAGGTTGTAAACACTACAACGACTACTAATGCAATAAATGTTTCCAACCTTAAAGGTGGTGTTTACATCGTAAAAATCACTGAAAACGGTAATACAGCTACAAGGAAAATGGTTATCAAATAATCAACTTCTGATATGATTATAAAAGCGCTCTTTATGGGCGCTTTTTTTATTTTAATTACTTTTGCAAAAAAATCCCTTGATCAACCCCTCAGATATATTTACCATCTCTTCCCAGAAGCAATTTGAAAAAATGGCGCTGAAGGTATTCAGGTACCAGCATGA
This genomic stretch from Flavobacterium pallidum harbors:
- a CDS encoding T9SS type A sorting domain-containing protein, translating into MKKLYTLSLVLFASAASFAQFYSESFGTPTGTTLFPAYATGTAPATFDNGAPIVYGGNADVRITGASSGYAGATGSGNAFIGTAAGVGKVMQIDGLDTSAYNSADLVLSFGMTISNNGGNPMILEQSTDATNWSPIAYTAAATGWNLVSIGGGAIESSGTLSLRFTNPGGTAQVRIDDISLSEGAVTPACSLIFGTVAKSCDAITSGTDTYTVTIPFTGGGTNPYTLNVDSGSIGGDDPTSMDSGNIVITGIAEGTAIVFTAEGGDCNLTVNVTSPDCTPAPTGVTLPYTNNFAYAAGATLSAQPDWTIQSGTTDEIMVAAGNLDYTGIASVGNSITFDGTGIDNAIIFDTQTSGTVYYSFLLNISSMTGVTEPNGGYFAGLGSSGTNFGATLWSKAVSDTSFNLGTEVRTASGTNTSWAADTYQTGQTYFAVLGYTFGDAATASDDTVNLWIDPTVGGAQPATSTIGDAHTGADLASINRFFFRQDSATETPGIQIDALRIGTTWESVTASNLSIKDNNIAGLKVYPNPVSNGTFFIETAANAEKAVVVYDVLGKQVVNTTTTTNAINVSNLKGGVYIVKITENGNTATRKMVIK
- a CDS encoding T9SS type A sorting domain-containing protein; amino-acid sequence: MQRNYFFMFLLMCCLSFAGVSAQDNKTQPAVTEGLNFYPNPVSNGKIYITSKNSLEKDIAIFDVLGKKVFQQTTTSKEVNISTLSPGVYIIKIKEGDATATRKLIVK